The Vicinamibacteria bacterium sequence ATATCTCATCCTGAGTGACGTCCACTCCAACTTCGAGGCGCTGACCGCCGTACTGAGACGCGTCCGTCGCAAACGCTTCGACGGCACCGTCGTGCTCGGCGACCTCGTCGGTTATGGCGCCGACCCGAATCGCATCGTGGAAGAGATTCGCCGGCTGAAGCATTTGATCATCATTCGCGGTAACCACGACAAAGTTTGCAGCGGCCTCGAGAATGGAGCAATGTTCAACCGCATCGCCCTCGAGTCGGCCCGATGGACCGAGCAGCACCTGCTCCCTCGACACCGAAGCTGGCTCCGCGCGCTGCCGAAAGGGCCCGTCGAAGTCGACGAGCTCTTCAGCATCTCCCACGGAACTCCCCTCGATGAAGACGCCTACATCTTCGGCGAGATCGAGGCCTTGAACATGTTCCCCTACTTCCGCACCCCTATCTGCTTCTTCGGGCACAGCCATTTTCCCGTCGTCTTCGCATTAGATGACGAGGCCCTGACGACTTACGTGCCCACGACCGGTACGAACGGGACCTTCCGGCTCAAGCT is a genomic window containing:
- a CDS encoding metallophosphoesterase family protein, which gives rise to MRYLILSDVHSNFEALTAVLRRVRRKRFDGTVVLGDLVGYGADPNRIVEEIRRLKHLIIIRGNHDKVCSGLENGAMFNRIALESARWTEQHLLPRHRSWLRALPKGPVEVDELFSISHGTPLDEDAYIFGEIEALNMFPYFRTPICFFGHSHFPVVFALDDEALTTYVPTTGTNGTFRLKL